One Leifsonia shinshuensis DNA window includes the following coding sequences:
- a CDS encoding D-alanine--D-alanine ligase family protein, producing MRIAVLFGGSSEERDVSIASAAPVVRALRGLGHEVLAVDTASGALDAAAEAGVLTGAVGVAPPESTALARLAGAGSALRLPAEVAGVDLVFLALHGGSGENGELQALLQLAGIPYTGSGPLGSGLAMDKELTKRVLLQAGVRTPDWFLDPLEPGAAAAELGLPVVVKPNAQGSTVGLSIVRDPDELEAAVDRAAVFGQVLLERFVPGRELTVGVLGDEALAVGEIAVDPDGAFTYGDKYQPGAVSETFPADVPAEIAAEARAAALTAHRALRLSGYSRTDFRLDRDGVLWTIEVNSLPGLTATSLLPQSAAAVGIGYGELCRRICDLALR from the coding sequence ATGCGGATCGCAGTGCTGTTCGGCGGCTCCTCCGAGGAGCGGGATGTCTCGATCGCGAGCGCGGCGCCGGTGGTGCGCGCGCTCCGCGGGCTCGGCCACGAGGTGCTGGCCGTCGACACGGCCTCCGGCGCCCTCGACGCGGCGGCCGAGGCGGGCGTCCTGACCGGGGCGGTCGGCGTCGCCCCGCCCGAGTCGACGGCGCTGGCGCGGCTGGCCGGCGCCGGGAGCGCGCTCCGGCTGCCCGCGGAGGTCGCGGGCGTCGACCTGGTCTTCCTCGCCCTGCACGGCGGGTCGGGTGAGAACGGCGAACTGCAGGCCCTGTTGCAGCTGGCCGGAATCCCGTACACCGGGTCCGGGCCGCTCGGCAGCGGGCTCGCGATGGACAAGGAGCTCACCAAGCGCGTCCTCCTCCAGGCCGGGGTGCGCACGCCGGACTGGTTCCTCGACCCGCTGGAGCCCGGCGCCGCGGCCGCGGAGCTCGGCCTTCCGGTCGTCGTGAAGCCGAACGCGCAGGGCTCCACGGTGGGGCTGAGCATCGTGCGCGACCCCGACGAACTGGAGGCAGCGGTCGACCGCGCCGCCGTGTTCGGGCAGGTGCTTCTGGAGCGCTTCGTGCCCGGCCGCGAGCTGACCGTCGGCGTGCTCGGCGACGAGGCGCTCGCCGTGGGGGAGATCGCGGTCGACCCCGACGGCGCGTTCACTTACGGCGACAAGTACCAGCCAGGCGCGGTGTCGGAGACGTTCCCCGCGGATGTCCCCGCCGAGATCGCGGCGGAGGCCAGGGCGGCGGCGCTCACCGCCCACAGGGCGCTCCGCCTCTCCGGCTACAGCCGCACCGACTTCCGCCTCGACCGCGACGGCGTGCTCTGGACGATCGAGGTCAACTCGCTGCCCGGCCTCACCGCGACCAGCCTCCTCCCGCAGTCGGCGGCGGCCGTCGGGATCGGCTACGGCGAGCTCTGCCGGCGGATCTGCGACCTGGCGCTGCGCTGA